From one Halosimplex rubrum genomic stretch:
- a CDS encoding alpha-L-arabinofuranosidase, with amino-acid sequence MTDAQPTDDPFAAEVTVDTGDRSDWTVSPRIFGAYVEHYGREIYPGIYAEHATNNSFEPWHFDRKTAERSRLAYDEDDLPEHEGVAYPWQPVGDADYETPAGGVHGGDSRRFQRIAVAGDGTAGGVSQRVPLPDYRTTEYDLSVSVRGEGVDAVEARLTDFDGETVASESLPVTGEWVRHEDRRLELAGESDVRYPAEGTDGNFRDISAPHGEYRLQFVAAGDGHVDLDWVMLVSGDAVDGRWNPEMLDRMEALDVQSIKWPGGNFASHYRWRDGVAPLEDRPVSEAPGWSGLDPNFLGTAEYVELCRKIGVEPMITVGWWEEIGPEEAADWVAYCNGDPEETEMGALRAEHGYEDPFDVRYWEIGNEVWGDWQFGHTSDPWEFASGSDDRAGADAYYDAMTAVDPDITVFADLLDPGYTRFEADADEWAEALFAEVGDRIDGVDTHHYNFGIRRSDDDSPEEWVAEHDAEPLDYVETLVAYPTQYEGLLAGLAADAEAAGVDPFVVNVGEWGLYAHLGEDWPDLGMGTTASAAYTSGMFGAFVRQGGAVRRASHTHMPVKQFPDTGGTNATPLSPVARVQQLYAEVIADGRSWRALGVDVGGPTRTLPELGTRIERMEGVPYVDATAVVDDAGDELAVFLTNRDLSREGTVTVDLGADAAGRSVTVEVLEPTGSPHDGQESRSEPDAYRIDRSAETVTDDGTVDVALAPSAVARLRID; translated from the coding sequence ATGACCGACGCACAGCCGACGGACGACCCGTTCGCGGCCGAGGTGACGGTCGACACCGGTGACCGGAGCGACTGGACGGTCTCCCCCCGGATCTTCGGCGCCTACGTCGAACACTACGGGCGGGAGATCTACCCCGGTATCTACGCGGAACACGCGACCAACAACTCCTTCGAGCCGTGGCACTTCGACCGGAAGACCGCCGAGCGGAGCCGGCTCGCCTACGACGAAGACGACCTCCCCGAACACGAGGGGGTCGCCTACCCGTGGCAGCCGGTCGGCGACGCGGACTACGAGACGCCCGCCGGCGGCGTCCACGGCGGCGACAGCCGCCGGTTCCAGCGAATCGCGGTCGCCGGCGACGGCACCGCGGGCGGCGTCTCCCAGCGCGTCCCCCTGCCGGACTACCGCACGACCGAGTACGACCTCTCGGTCTCGGTCCGCGGCGAGGGCGTCGACGCCGTCGAGGCGCGACTGACCGACTTCGACGGCGAGACGGTCGCCTCGGAGTCGCTCCCCGTCACCGGCGAGTGGGTCCGCCACGAGGACCGCCGACTCGAACTCGCCGGCGAGAGCGACGTCCGGTATCCCGCCGAAGGGACCGACGGCAACTTCCGCGACATCTCCGCCCCGCACGGCGAGTACCGCCTCCAGTTCGTCGCCGCCGGCGACGGGCACGTCGACCTCGACTGGGTGATGCTCGTGTCCGGCGACGCCGTCGACGGGAGGTGGAACCCCGAGATGCTGGACCGGATGGAAGCGCTTGACGTCCAGTCGATCAAGTGGCCTGGCGGCAACTTCGCGAGCCACTACCGCTGGCGCGACGGCGTCGCCCCGCTCGAAGACCGCCCCGTCAGCGAGGCGCCCGGCTGGAGCGGTCTCGACCCGAACTTCCTCGGGACCGCCGAGTACGTCGAACTCTGCCGGAAGATCGGCGTCGAACCGATGATCACGGTCGGCTGGTGGGAGGAGATCGGCCCCGAGGAGGCCGCCGACTGGGTGGCGTACTGTAACGGCGACCCCGAGGAGACCGAGATGGGGGCGCTTCGGGCCGAACACGGCTACGAGGACCCCTTCGACGTGCGCTACTGGGAGATCGGCAACGAGGTCTGGGGCGACTGGCAGTTCGGTCACACGTCCGACCCCTGGGAGTTCGCGAGCGGGTCCGACGACCGCGCGGGCGCCGACGCCTACTACGACGCGATGACCGCAGTCGACCCGGATATCACGGTCTTTGCCGATCTGCTCGATCCCGGATACACGCGCTTCGAGGCGGACGCCGACGAGTGGGCGGAGGCGCTGTTCGCGGAGGTCGGCGACCGCATCGACGGCGTCGACACCCACCACTACAACTTCGGTATCCGTCGCAGCGACGACGACAGCCCCGAAGAGTGGGTCGCGGAGCACGACGCCGAGCCGCTGGATTACGTCGAGACGCTGGTCGCGTACCCGACGCAGTACGAGGGGCTGTTGGCGGGACTGGCCGCGGACGCCGAGGCGGCGGGCGTCGACCCGTTCGTCGTCAACGTCGGCGAGTGGGGCCTGTACGCCCACCTCGGTGAGGACTGGCCGGACCTCGGGATGGGGACGACCGCCAGCGCCGCCTACACCTCGGGGATGTTCGGCGCGTTCGTCCGGCAGGGCGGGGCCGTCCGCCGCGCCTCCCACACCCACATGCCGGTCAAGCAGTTCCCCGACACCGGCGGGACGAACGCCACGCCGCTGTCCCCCGTCGCGCGGGTCCAGCAGCTCTACGCCGAGGTGATCGCCGACGGCCGCTCGTGGCGCGCCCTCGGCGTCGACGTCGGCGGACCGACGCGGACGCTCCCCGAACTGGGCACCCGGATCGAGCGCATGGAGGGCGTCCCGTACGTCGACGCGACCGCCGTCGTCGACGACGCCGGCGACGAACTCGCGGTCTTCCTGACGAACCGCGACCTCTCACGCGAGGGGACGGTGACCGTCGACCTCGGCGCCGACGCGGCCGGCCGCTCGGTCACCGTCGAGGTGCTGGAGCCGACGGGGAGCCCTCACGACGGCCAGGAGTCCCGGTCGGAACCCGACGCCTACCGGATCGACCGCTCGGCCGAGACGGTGACCGACGACGGAACCGTGGACGTCGCGCTCGCTCCCTCGGCGGTGGCGCGGCTGCGGATCGACTGA
- a CDS encoding DUF1405 domain-containing protein encodes MSASDGVGRRVEQVVARYFDAPLPDGEGLPASVAPLPDWLEDLGLRLAWPIALVNLVGTLFGFWYYAGQPVDLAPPLLGGQLGAAPLAAYPLIPDSPVATLFIGLSLVAWKLDIDAGPLHMLAFFGCIKLGLWTPFVQLVLNGPGGIAAWLYWFLILSHLAMAVEAFLIHRYAAFSVGSVAVALAWYGFNDVVDYFWPILEGPHHTWLRAEPFVAAGLPDHSVAAHDLAAAWAVVLTLVATFLALATRVEKVKRGAS; translated from the coding sequence ATGTCCGCCTCCGACGGTGTCGGCCGGCGCGTCGAGCAGGTCGTCGCCCGCTACTTCGACGCGCCGCTCCCCGACGGCGAGGGGCTCCCGGCCTCCGTCGCGCCGCTCCCCGACTGGCTGGAGGACTTGGGTCTCCGACTCGCGTGGCCCATCGCGCTGGTCAACCTCGTCGGCACGCTGTTCGGTTTCTGGTACTACGCCGGGCAACCCGTCGACCTCGCGCCGCCGCTCCTCGGGGGCCAACTGGGCGCCGCGCCCCTGGCCGCCTACCCGCTCATCCCCGATTCGCCGGTCGCGACGCTGTTCATCGGCCTCTCGCTGGTCGCCTGGAAGCTCGATATCGACGCCGGGCCGCTGCACATGCTCGCCTTCTTCGGCTGTATCAAGCTCGGCCTGTGGACGCCGTTCGTCCAGCTCGTCCTCAACGGCCCCGGCGGCATCGCCGCCTGGCTCTACTGGTTCCTCATCCTCAGCCACCTCGCGATGGCCGTCGAGGCGTTCCTGATCCACCGCTACGCCGCGTTCTCGGTGGGGTCGGTCGCCGTCGCGCTCGCGTGGTACGGGTTCAACGACGTGGTCGACTACTTCTGGCCGATTCTGGAGGGGCCACACCACACCTGGCTGCGCGCCGAGCCGTTCGTCGCGGCCGGACTCCCCGACCACAGCGTCGCCGCCCACGACCTGGCCGCGGCCTGGGCGGTCGTGCTCACGCTCGTCGCGACCTTCCTCGCGCTGGCGACCCGCGTCGAGAAGGTGAAACGCGGCGCGTCGTGA
- a CDS encoding phytanoyl-CoA dioxygenase family protein gives MVSFSDSERRAFARNGFLVREDLLSPGLVDDARAAVVDAMDADPDDPEALIGAGYEVALEGVEQAPLTAIAEALFPAAEALVGEGVLAPPGAGMQVALEFPDGDAADPAHGPKTVDGHLDGYAAFDENPEVTTFQLGAAVYFDDVPPRGGGFTVWPGSHRVAAEYFGDHALESVGGKPTNSELPATGEAPDEWDYDRRLHDQRDPYEVAGSAGTVVLWHGLLTHAAGINTGERVRMAGIERFAREDIDDVRRDAASNLFEYWPAMAGVPFVEGGEPIVSE, from the coding sequence ATGGTATCGTTCAGCGATTCCGAACGCAGGGCGTTCGCGCGCAACGGCTTTCTCGTGCGCGAGGACCTGCTGTCGCCCGGGCTCGTCGACGACGCTCGCGCCGCGGTCGTCGACGCGATGGACGCCGACCCGGACGACCCCGAGGCCCTGATCGGCGCCGGGTACGAGGTGGCGCTGGAGGGCGTCGAGCAGGCGCCGCTGACCGCGATCGCGGAGGCGCTGTTCCCGGCCGCCGAGGCCCTCGTCGGCGAGGGCGTCCTCGCGCCGCCGGGCGCGGGGATGCAGGTCGCCCTGGAGTTCCCCGACGGTGACGCCGCCGACCCGGCCCACGGGCCGAAGACCGTCGACGGCCACCTCGACGGCTACGCCGCCTTCGACGAGAACCCGGAGGTGACGACCTTTCAGCTCGGCGCCGCGGTCTACTTCGACGACGTGCCCCCTCGCGGCGGCGGCTTCACCGTCTGGCCGGGCTCTCACCGGGTCGCCGCCGAGTACTTCGGCGACCACGCGCTCGAATCGGTCGGCGGGAAGCCGACCAACTCGGAGCTCCCGGCGACCGGTGAGGCCCCCGACGAGTGGGACTACGACCGCCGCCTGCACGACCAGCGGGACCCCTACGAGGTCGCGGGGTCGGCGGGCACGGTCGTCCTCTGGCACGGCCTGCTCACCCACGCCGCCGGGATCAACACCGGCGAGCGCGTCCGCATGGCCGGGATCGAGCGATTCGCCCGCGAGGATATCGACGACGTTCGTCGGGACGCCGCTTCCAATCTCTTCGAGTACTGGCCGGCGATGGCCGGCGTCCCCTTCGTCGAGGGCGGCGAGCCGATCGTTTCGGAGTGA
- a CDS encoding AAA family ATPase: MITDARALRPEFVPGDLHHREGQIDHLSSVLAPIQFDHAENITIFGPNGAGKTTIAKYVLSQLERESLGIRWGYVDCMADNTTATALHTLVRDRNLSDHLRRREPRTG; the protein is encoded by the coding sequence GTGATAACTGACGCTCGTGCTCTCCGCCCGGAATTCGTCCCGGGAGATCTACACCACCGAGAGGGGCAGATCGACCATCTCTCGTCCGTCTTAGCCCCCATCCAGTTCGACCACGCTGAAAATATCACAATCTTCGGTCCGAACGGCGCCGGGAAGACGACGATCGCGAAGTACGTCCTCTCCCAACTGGAGCGCGAGAGTCTCGGCATTCGCTGGGGCTACGTCGACTGCATGGCCGACAATACGACCGCCACGGCGCTCCACACACTCGTGCGCGACCGAAATCTGAGCGACCACCTACGCCGACGCGAACCACGAACCGGCTGA
- a CDS encoding potassium channel family protein, translating into MSLEKKSANGIQPGDIYEELINIIRSEDKRGFVFLGSKLPELRFQFFAHKIPSDPFLNFDFCEIDGKVEITDSNVQNEISFLGADIDEVDISNGQMNGQVKFSSASINKIKCKNTEFDDNFRMLDSVIQEKAIFNGCVFRKKVHMNRTESLSLGFYNCTFGRLTVLADMELSSLSILNCTGSLLSCVQTVVEERHSQRESEFEEVIMEDSELPAQNSFYECKYDRFDFRPKSMGKHVVDLRKSNISSGRLPESNDNGYFAYVCDNATFGDLDLGSSSLYPLLRHFRFNNTEFQGTNFAKYREELSNDGWDLHSFVLDHFRTKSTVESELVRDSEELERLDDLDKSLIYMRAKNASDEIGDQEGASRFLINEMRWLRKHKIRKIRSSNTTRHNSVVDVLTNYLLDTTSRYGEEPIRIVGLSIGTILGCSFLYPLPRIGGISLSNSNSEMIDYSSILGSGDLRQVLLELAEVILESVYFSSITFTTLGYADLQPSNWFSKGLASFESFIGSFLIALFVYSLGKQASR; encoded by the coding sequence ATGTCTCTGGAGAAGAAGTCGGCCAATGGGATTCAGCCGGGCGATATCTATGAAGAGTTAATCAATATAATAAGATCAGAGGACAAAAGAGGATTCGTATTCCTCGGATCAAAACTACCCGAGCTAAGATTCCAGTTCTTTGCTCACAAGATACCGTCAGATCCTTTCCTTAATTTTGACTTTTGCGAGATTGATGGGAAAGTTGAAATCACAGACTCTAATGTACAGAATGAGATCTCATTTCTTGGGGCTGATATTGATGAGGTCGATATTTCGAACGGGCAAATGAATGGGCAAGTAAAATTTTCAAGCGCATCTATAAATAAAATAAAGTGCAAAAACACAGAGTTCGATGATAATTTTAGGATGTTAGATTCCGTTATTCAGGAAAAAGCGATTTTCAACGGATGCGTGTTTCGAAAAAAGGTCCACATGAACCGAACTGAATCTCTCTCGCTTGGATTTTATAATTGCACATTCGGACGATTGACTGTATTAGCAGATATGGAGCTAAGTTCTCTTTCAATTTTAAATTGTACTGGATCGTTACTATCTTGTGTTCAGACAGTTGTGGAAGAGAGACATTCTCAAAGAGAGTCAGAATTTGAGGAAGTAATAATGGAAGATTCAGAATTGCCTGCTCAAAATTCATTTTATGAATGTAAATACGATCGTTTTGATTTCCGGCCAAAATCTATGGGAAAACACGTGGTTGATCTAAGGAAATCTAACATATCTTCTGGAAGACTACCAGAATCAAATGACAATGGCTACTTTGCGTATGTCTGCGATAATGCTACTTTCGGGGATTTAGATCTAGGTAGTTCCTCTCTGTATCCTTTACTCCGTCATTTTCGATTTAATAATACAGAATTTCAGGGGACGAACTTTGCAAAATATCGAGAAGAGCTTTCTAATGATGGTTGGGACCTCCATTCGTTTGTGCTCGATCACTTTAGGACAAAGTCCACAGTGGAGAGTGAATTAGTGAGAGATTCTGAAGAGTTAGAAAGACTAGATGATCTCGATAAATCCTTGATTTATATGAGAGCCAAGAATGCATCTGATGAAATCGGAGATCAAGAGGGAGCGTCTAGATTTCTTATTAATGAGATGAGATGGCTACGTAAACACAAAATTCGTAAAATAAGGAGTTCGAATACAACGAGACATAACAGTGTAGTAGATGTCCTCACAAACTATCTACTTGACACTACATCTAGATATGGTGAGGAACCAATTCGTATCGTAGGATTATCAATTGGGACAATTCTTGGATGCTCCTTTTTGTATCCCCTTCCACGAATCGGTGGAATCTCTCTATCTAATTCCAATAGCGAAATGATTGATTACAGCAGTATTTTGGGTAGCGGGGATCTTCGTCAGGTATTATTAGAACTAGCCGAAGTAATACTAGAATCAGTCTATTTCAGCTCAATAACATTCACTACTTTGGGATACGCTGACTTACAGCCATCAAATTGGTTTAGCAAGGGGCTTGCCTCTTTTGAATCGTTTATTGGCTCCTTCTTGATTGCGCTATTTGTTTATTCACTCGGGAAACAGGCATCTCGATAG
- a CDS encoding valine--tRNA ligase, which produces MSADGDDGTGSAETDDRTEAALPGEYDPEVVEPEWQDRWVEAGTYEYDPDGEVDPNLVYSIDTPPPTVSGSLHMGHLYAHTLQDFAARYHRMARGHTFFPFGYDDNGIASERLTEQELGIRHQDYTRREFQEKCREVCQDYESEFTDQMQSLAMSIDWTNTYKTIEPRVQRISQLSFIDLYEQGREYRQRAPTIWCPDCETAISQVEQEDLDKHTKFNDIDFDLIETGSGEADDDAAFTISTTRPELLPACVSVFVHPDDEDNADLVGGTARVPIFGQEVPIIEDERVDLETGSGIVMCCTFGDQTDIEWYQAHDLPLRIAIDESGTMTDLAGDYEGMTTEAAREAIIEDLDDAGALVESRDHDHTVQVHERCDTEVEYLVTEQWYVEMLDRTDDYLAAGEEMDWYPEKMFTRYQHWIEGLEWDWCISRQRDSGIPIPVWYCDDCGETVMAAKEDLPVDPLADDPPVDSCPECGGDELRPEEDVFDTWATSSLTPLINAGWDWDAEREEFTMERPELYQFDLRPQGHDIISFWLFHTVVKCYEHTGEVPFESVMINGHVLDENREKMSSSRGNVVLPEEVMAEYPVDAIRFWSASASVGDDFPYKEGDLEAGERLLQKLWNASRLIDQLTPEPDAVEEPDEDDLAAVDRWMLAELDDAVESLTEQFEAHEYSKARNELRSFFWNSFCDDYLEIAKQRLDDADGGADARSTEYALLTAHRTFLKLFAPFLPHVTEELWQRLYAEGGAELDSVHTVDWPETRGYEADLEAGETAMEVIAALRRYKTDNGLALNADLGQVQVYGNVAGFEDAVAEAMHVADLETLDEAPEVTTEVTGVDLDYSLVGPEYGSQVGDIDAAIESGEFEEVDGELHVAGVELDSEMYEIEEARTYSGDGEMIETESAILIVG; this is translated from the coding sequence ATGAGCGCCGACGGCGACGACGGCACGGGATCGGCCGAGACCGACGACCGCACCGAGGCGGCGCTCCCCGGCGAGTACGACCCCGAGGTGGTCGAGCCCGAGTGGCAGGACCGCTGGGTCGAGGCGGGCACCTACGAGTACGACCCCGACGGGGAGGTCGACCCGAACCTCGTCTACTCCATCGACACGCCGCCGCCGACCGTCTCGGGGAGCCTGCACATGGGCCACCTCTACGCCCACACCCTGCAGGACTTCGCCGCGCGCTACCACCGGATGGCCCGCGGGCACACGTTCTTCCCCTTCGGCTACGACGACAACGGCATCGCCTCCGAGCGACTCACCGAGCAGGAACTGGGCATCCGCCACCAGGACTACACCCGTCGGGAGTTCCAGGAGAAGTGCCGCGAGGTCTGCCAGGACTACGAGTCCGAGTTCACCGACCAGATGCAGTCGCTGGCGATGTCCATCGACTGGACGAACACCTACAAGACCATCGAGCCGCGCGTCCAGCGCATCTCCCAGCTCTCCTTTATCGACCTGTACGAGCAGGGCCGGGAGTACCGCCAGCGCGCCCCGACCATCTGGTGTCCCGACTGCGAGACGGCCATCTCCCAGGTCGAACAGGAGGACCTGGACAAACACACGAAGTTCAACGACATCGACTTCGACCTCATCGAGACCGGTTCGGGCGAGGCCGACGACGACGCCGCCTTCACCATCTCGACGACCCGGCCGGAACTCCTGCCGGCCTGCGTCTCCGTGTTCGTCCACCCCGACGACGAGGACAACGCCGACCTCGTCGGCGGCACCGCGCGGGTCCCCATCTTCGGCCAGGAGGTCCCCATCATCGAGGACGAGCGCGTCGACCTGGAGACCGGCAGCGGCATCGTCATGTGCTGTACCTTCGGCGACCAGACCGACATCGAGTGGTACCAGGCCCACGACCTGCCGCTGCGCATCGCCATCGACGAGTCGGGCACCATGACCGACCTCGCCGGCGACTACGAGGGGATGACCACCGAGGCGGCCCGCGAGGCCATCATCGAGGATCTGGACGACGCGGGCGCGCTCGTCGAGAGCCGCGACCACGACCACACCGTTCAGGTCCACGAGCGCTGCGACACCGAGGTCGAGTACCTCGTCACCGAGCAGTGGTACGTCGAGATGCTCGACCGGACCGACGACTACCTCGCGGCCGGCGAGGAGATGGACTGGTACCCCGAGAAGATGTTCACCCGCTACCAGCACTGGATCGAGGGGCTGGAGTGGGACTGGTGTATCTCCCGCCAACGCGACTCCGGGATTCCGATCCCCGTCTGGTACTGCGACGACTGCGGCGAGACGGTCATGGCCGCGAAGGAAGACCTCCCGGTCGACCCGCTGGCCGACGACCCGCCGGTCGATAGCTGTCCGGAGTGCGGCGGCGACGAGCTTCGCCCCGAGGAGGATGTCTTCGACACCTGGGCCACCTCGTCGCTGACCCCGCTCATCAACGCGGGCTGGGACTGGGACGCGGAGCGCGAGGAGTTCACGATGGAGCGGCCGGAGCTGTACCAGTTCGACCTGCGACCGCAGGGCCACGACATCATCTCGTTCTGGCTGTTCCACACCGTCGTCAAGTGCTACGAGCACACCGGCGAGGTGCCCTTCGAGAGCGTCATGATCAACGGGCACGTCTTGGACGAGAACCGCGAGAAGATGTCCTCCTCGCGGGGCAACGTCGTCCTGCCCGAGGAAGTGATGGCGGAGTACCCCGTCGACGCCATCCGCTTCTGGTCGGCCAGCGCCTCCGTCGGCGACGACTTCCCCTACAAGGAGGGCGACCTCGAAGCCGGCGAGCGCCTGCTCCAGAAGCTCTGGAACGCTTCGCGACTCATCGACCAGCTGACCCCCGAGCCCGACGCGGTCGAGGAGCCCGACGAAGACGATCTGGCCGCCGTCGACCGCTGGATGCTCGCCGAACTCGACGACGCCGTCGAGTCGCTCACCGAGCAGTTCGAGGCCCACGAGTACTCGAAGGCCCGCAACGAACTGCGCTCCTTTTTCTGGAACTCCTTCTGCGACGACTACCTGGAGATCGCGAAACAGCGACTGGACGACGCCGACGGCGGCGCGGACGCACGCTCGACGGAGTACGCGCTCCTGACCGCCCACCGGACGTTCCTGAAGCTGTTCGCACCGTTCCTCCCGCACGTCACCGAGGAACTGTGGCAGCGCCTCTACGCCGAGGGCGGTGCGGAACTGGACTCCGTCCACACCGTCGACTGGCCGGAGACCCGCGGCTACGAGGCGGATCTGGAAGCCGGCGAGACGGCGATGGAAGTCATCGCCGCGCTGCGGCGCTACAAGACCGACAACGGGCTGGCGCTCAACGCCGATCTGGGTCAGGTTCAGGTCTACGGCAACGTCGCCGGCTTCGAGGACGCCGTCGCCGAAGCGATGCACGTCGCGGATCTGGAGACGCTCGACGAGGCGCCCGAGGTCACCACCGAAGTCACCGGCGTCGACCTCGACTACTCGCTGGTCGGCCCCGAGTACGGGAGTCAGGTCGGCGACATCGACGCCGCCATCGAGAGCGGTGAGTTCGAGGAAGTCGACGGCGAGTTGCACGTCGCCGGCGTCGAGCTGGATTCGGAGATGTACGAGATCGAAGAGGCGCGAACGTATTCGGGCGACGGCGAGATGATCGAGACGGAGTCGGCGATCCTGATCGTCGGCTGA
- a CDS encoding 2Fe-2S iron-sulfur cluster binding domain-containing protein — translation MPTVRYGDREVDCERGAVLRDVLLDAGIVPHNGAATRANCRGHGTCGTCAVAVDGPISDPTARERWRLDFPPHDAGSGLRLACQTRVEGDLVVEKFPGFWGQHTDERPVSEGD, via the coding sequence ATGCCTACGGTCCGATACGGCGACCGGGAGGTCGACTGCGAGCGCGGAGCGGTCCTCCGTGACGTGTTGCTCGACGCCGGTATCGTGCCCCACAACGGCGCCGCGACGCGAGCCAACTGCCGCGGACACGGAACCTGCGGCACCTGCGCTGTGGCGGTCGACGGCCCGATCAGCGACCCCACGGCCCGGGAACGCTGGCGCCTCGACTTCCCGCCCCACGATGCCGGGTCCGGGCTCCGACTCGCCTGTCAGACCCGCGTCGAGGGCGATCTGGTCGTCGAGAAGTTCCCCGGCTTCTGGGGGCAACACACCGACGAACGGCCGGTGAGCGAGGGGGACTGA
- a CDS encoding DUF6807 family protein gives MTLETAVADGAVSVTADGTLLARYDADPAGSKPGFDTLALPPGADTKPGENLVVSSPHDHPWHFGLFFCQKLVDGINCWESEPNAAAGKPHGFAEAGEFEVRESNDGGAVLEQDATWRTEAGEELLGDTRTVRIGEPDDEGYLLTWEQEVTALGQRRHLSSETLHGHYSGLSLRFARSLREGRVLLPDGQNPGETSPPRAASGPAARWCDYSGPLDGRPGAAAVGEPWSAGVAMFDHPDNGEEPVNWFVMDEPFGFLAANPTWGTVETLEAGESESWTWGLWVHSGTPDEERVNRAYESFLDSA, from the coding sequence ATGACGCTCGAAACCGCCGTCGCGGACGGCGCGGTGTCGGTCACCGCCGACGGGACGCTGCTGGCGCGCTACGACGCCGACCCGGCGGGGAGCAAGCCGGGCTTCGACACGCTGGCGCTGCCGCCCGGCGCGGATACGAAGCCGGGGGAAAACCTCGTCGTCTCCTCGCCCCACGACCATCCCTGGCACTTCGGACTGTTCTTCTGTCAGAAGCTCGTCGACGGGATCAACTGCTGGGAGTCCGAACCCAACGCCGCCGCTGGGAAGCCTCACGGGTTCGCCGAGGCCGGTGAGTTCGAGGTGCGGGAGAGTAACGACGGCGGCGCAGTCCTCGAACAGGACGCGACCTGGCGGACCGAGGCCGGCGAGGAGCTGCTCGGCGACACCCGGACGGTCCGTATCGGCGAACCCGACGACGAGGGGTATCTCCTGACCTGGGAGCAGGAGGTGACCGCGCTGGGGCAGCGGCGCCATCTCTCCAGCGAGACGCTGCACGGCCACTACAGCGGACTGAGCCTGCGGTTCGCCCGGAGCCTGCGCGAGGGGCGCGTGTTGCTTCCCGACGGGCAGAATCCTGGGGAAACGTCCCCGCCGCGGGCGGCGAGCGGTCCCGCGGCGCGGTGGTGTGACTACTCGGGACCGCTGGACGGACGGCCGGGCGCGGCCGCGGTCGGCGAGCCGTGGTCGGCCGGGGTCGCGATGTTCGACCACCCCGACAACGGCGAGGAGCCGGTCAACTGGTTCGTCATGGACGAGCCGTTCGGCTTCCTCGCCGCGAACCCGACCTGGGGCACCGTCGAGACGCTCGAAGCGGGCGAGTCCGAGTCGTGGACGTGGGGCCTGTGGGTCCACTCGGGAACGCCCGACGAGGAGCGCGTGAATCGGGCCTACGAGTCGTTCCTCGATTCGGCGTAG
- a CDS encoding Gfo/Idh/MocA family protein: MTRIGLIGAGGISELHLPAYENHSEEATLAGVCDVDAEKAGAVAEEFGVEYWTDHETFLAEADIDAVDVALPHHVHYPVAKAALEAGKHVLIEKPLAPHLADCVELVELADERDLTLLVGQMQRYHPPYRALKERVDAGELGEIRHARCDALVNQADLFPKGHWLYDGEKAGGGGVIGYSVHKLDLLRYYLGDVARAAAWTRTVDDAFEDAEDYATGMLEFESGAIADFSVALSAPAMPYTESFWLLGDDGVVHTLPDGQQGEGYVGSPTPRINTRDDPDHRKEFEAVEGGSTDLPTSDAFVNEILHFVDCVDSGAEPLTSGRDNLGTMAAIRAIYESAARDGERVTTDEVLADAREAAR, encoded by the coding sequence ATGACGAGGATCGGACTGATCGGCGCCGGCGGTATCTCGGAGTTACACTTGCCGGCCTACGAGAACCACTCGGAGGAAGCGACACTGGCGGGCGTCTGCGACGTGGACGCGGAGAAAGCCGGAGCAGTCGCCGAGGAGTTCGGCGTCGAGTACTGGACCGACCACGAGACGTTCCTGGCGGAGGCCGATATCGACGCGGTGGACGTCGCGCTGCCCCACCACGTTCACTACCCGGTCGCGAAGGCCGCACTGGAAGCCGGGAAGCACGTCCTGATCGAGAAGCCGCTGGCCCCCCACCTGGCCGACTGCGTCGAACTCGTCGAGCTGGCCGACGAGCGCGACTTGACGCTGCTGGTCGGGCAGATGCAGCGGTATCACCCGCCGTACCGGGCGCTGAAAGAGCGCGTCGACGCGGGCGAACTGGGGGAGATCCGCCACGCCCGCTGTGACGCGCTGGTCAACCAGGCCGACCTGTTCCCGAAGGGCCACTGGCTCTACGACGGCGAGAAGGCCGGCGGCGGGGGCGTCATCGGCTACAGCGTCCACAAGCTCGACCTCCTCCGGTACTACCTCGGCGACGTTGCGCGAGCGGCGGCGTGGACTCGCACCGTCGACGACGCCTTCGAAGACGCCGAGGACTACGCGACGGGCATGCTGGAGTTCGAATCGGGCGCTATCGCCGACTTCTCGGTCGCGCTCTCGGCGCCGGCGATGCCCTACACCGAGTCGTTCTGGCTGCTCGGCGACGACGGCGTGGTCCACACGCTGCCCGACGGGCAGCAAGGGGAGGGCTACGTCGGCTCGCCGACGCCGCGGATCAACACCCGCGACGACCCCGACCACCGGAAAGAGTTCGAGGCAGTCGAGGGCGGCAGTACCGACCTGCCCACCTCGGACGCGTTCGTCAACGAGATCCTGCACTTCGTCGACTGCGTCGACTCGGGCGCGGAGCCGCTGACGAGCGGGCGCGACAACCTCGGGACGATGGCCGCGATTCGAGCGATCTACGAGAGTGCGGCCCGTGACGGCGAGCGCGTGACGACCGACGAGGTGCTCGCGGATGCACGGGAGGCCGCGCGATGA